The Monodelphis domestica isolate mMonDom1 chromosome 7, mMonDom1.pri, whole genome shotgun sequence genome window below encodes:
- the LOC130455607 gene encoding unconventional myosin-XV-like translates to MGFRDRTPKISKKGQFRSASHFLWSLNRGPQKTKRKKKAKTVLQSTSKLMTQMREGKRKKAMKEKKPSFMVIRFPGKRGRGKLKPRAQVLSKASTSINWLTKRFLIKKAEESGSEQASLDAWLNRSSSRFGSQKLPFPSGADILRREGRLRRFPRGRSLYESGETIGFLPFETEEPFQQSGSRKSLYGLEGFQDLGEYYDYYREGDDYYDRQSLHQYEEQEQYRPPWGYYRSEWPEYGDYYYGYPVRDPYEYYDDEYYDSDYYDHDFYGPGYYDDEYFPDDYYGDGLYLPYSFGYGYDDYAPPYAPPFGYSPYSYYEGYEEPSYPYNYYWGPYSPYEEAGYYPIPGGQDAIYPPEVPFPYPEVPPFDYAWEAPIPSPHNPYAYPMDDIMELEEGEQEEEAGIEQKGYTFKPPSTSFFEQQGMEKSATSKLSLIRKFRLFPRPQVKIFGKEKLDVPLPPSLDIPLTTDEQEEEEEEEEDQYPPVSMPYPPYLHPFYAGFLSPRDRNVQRALSAFRMRRDLGFHRELGRPSPPATSLARFIKKTLSEKKPIPKYGGSARQKGTGSFRRPPVREAAYKRFGYKLAGMDPDNPATPVTLRKFRGPTTDNSKSQARPPSSPSPEPSRKSVLISPPPLRKTENPDVSSSLWSFLPNLSVPKQSSPYDSLQEPPSPQPSLHQAPWAPPGHPVLRPQSSWWSLIEPPSVSSFPEPELNPYPLWFGGPPSRPPTPIPSVRSSLRRPGTLGFPASPARGPMPPGDLLGSPRAPRRLPPSPQPSLRSFHGTGVRSPLRPSSPQLSIHSAPPMIYSPRPRRPPFSPPLGAKGSSRHPSLREPPSPNPSLGRLGPPSPHLGSPPLPPRGGSQRLPSPPPGRSLRRRSLHLPRKLPRTWNRLSEPPTKAVKPQRHLPLQRSLHRRGPPQPPPGAWGGDGAVQDIPHRQDSRRSLGRRPPPWLPPPLAPSWDVDLPPIQRPPSPWPGLTGSRRGFSKRRRPPSSFHRPFFQHGGHPLANPAHPPSPVFREREDDSARVILGRLQDPGPGLASKSCNEDPTKPEEEEGLEPSLPEPSPASVPEFSPVAMKESKGLRATFSCPLIAPPRATWPRPRRWASLPASLAPAGPPGIRDKGERGPSRPGRFAIVMPRVQKMSSFQQASAMPQQPSGRQPVGPAQGLAKTQKSKWLHVSVSTETFRRWPRAAPETVTHYVSCEMSLRCHAFRGPREKEVQARWEQKVRTVLGVGLASAGLEGRPGVCALEGGPKERPAPTRYFPPLLWESRSKLEPALGGRSSHKGAALPMGSWQGAF, encoded by the coding sequence ATGGGCTTCCGGGATAGGACGCCCAAGATATCCAAGAAAGGCCAGTTCAGAAGCGCCTCACACTTCTTATGGAGTCTCAACAGAGGACCACAGAagacaaagaggaagaagaaggccAAGACTGTCCTCCAATCCACCTCCAAGTTGATGACGCAAATGCGGGAAGGCAAGAGGAAGAAGGCCATGAAGGAGAAGAAGCCGTCCTTTATGGTGATCCGTTTCCCTGGCAAAAGAGGGCGAGGGAAGCTAAAGCCCCGAGCTCAGGTCCTGAGCAAAGCATCCACCTCCATTAACTGGCTGACCAAAAGGTTCCTCATCAAAAAGGCAGAAGAGTCAGGAAGTGAGCAGGCTTCCTTGGATGCCTGGCTGAATCGCTCTAGCTCTCGCTTTGGCTCTCAGAAGCTTCCGTTCCCTTCAGGGGCTGACATCctaaggagagaagggaggctGAGGAGGTTCCCCAGAGGCCGAAGCTTATATGAGTCAGGAGAAACCATTGGCTTCCTTCCCTTTGAGACAGAAGAACCCTTCCAGCAGTCTGGCTCAAGGAAGTCTCTCTACGGACTGGAGGGCTTTCAGGATTTGGGGGAATACTATGACTACTACCGGGAAGGAGATGATTACTACGACCGTCAGTCGCTCCATCAGTATGAGGAACAAGAACAGTACCGCCCCCCCTGGGGCTATTACAGATCAGAGTGGCCTGAGTATGGCGACTATTACTACGGCTATCCTGTGCGAGACCCTTATGAATATTACGATGATGAGTATTATGACAGTGACTACTACGATCACGATTTCTACGGTCCTGGCTACTATGATGACGAGTACTTCCCCGATGATTACTATGGGGATGGGCTCTACCTTCCCTACAGCTTTGGCTATGGCTATGATGACTATGCACCCCCTTATGCTCCACCTTTTGGGTACTCACCCTACAGTTACTATGAGGGTTATGAAGAGCCATCCTATCCCTACAACTATTACTGGGGACCTTACAGTCCTTACGAGGAGGCAGGGTACTATCCCATCCCAGGAGGACAGGATGCCATTTATCCCCCTGAGGTCCCTTTTCCATACCCTGAAGTACCCCCCTTTGATTATGCCTGGGAAGCTCCTATCCCATCCCCCCATAATCCCTATGCCTACCCCATGGATGACATCATGGAGCTGGAAGAAGGAGAACAGGAAGAGGAAGCAGGGATTGAACAGAAGGGTTATACCTTCAAGCCGCCCAGCACATCCTTCTTCGAACAGCAGGGCATGGAGAAGTCAGCAACCTCCAAGTTGTCCTTGATCAGGAAGTTCCGCCTCTTCCCTCGACCCCAAGTGAAAATCTTTGGCAAAGAGAAGCTGGATGTGCCCCTGCCTCCTTCCCTGGACATCCCACTCACCACCGAtgaacaggaggaggaggaagaagaggaagaagaccaATACCCACCCGTCTCTATGCCTTACCCTCCATACCTCCACCCTTTCTACGCTGGCTTTCTGTCCCCCCGGGACCGAAATGTCCAGAGAGCCCTGTCGGCTTTCAGGATGAGGAGAGACCTGGGCTTCCACAGAGAGCTGGGCAGGCCCTCTCCACCAGCAACATCGCTTGCCCGGTTCATAAAGAAAACCCTTTCAGAAAAGAAACCAATCCCCAAATATGGCGGCAGTGCCCGCCAAAAGGGCACAGGCTCCTTCCGGAGACCACCGGTGAGAGAGGCAGCCTACAAGCGCTTTGGCTACAAGCTGGCAGGCATGGATCCGGACAACCCTGCCACACCAGTGACCCTGAGGAAGTTCCGTGGCCCTACCACTGACAACAGCAAGTCCCAGGCCAGGCCTCCCTCGTCTCCATCCCCGGAGCCTTCCAGGAAGAGCGTCCtcatctctccccctcccctgagAAAAACCGAGAACCCAGATGTCAGCTCTTCCCTCTGGTCCTTCTTACCGAACCTTTCGGTTCCCAAGCAATCCTCCCCCTACGACTCTCTCCAAGAACCACCCTCACCCCAGCCTTCCCTTCATCAGGCACCTTGGGCTCCCCCAGGACACCCTGTCCTCAGGCCACAGTCTAGCTGGTGGAGTCTCATCGAGCCACCATCTGTATCCAGTTTTCCAGAGCCTGAGCTTAATCCATATCCATTGTGGTTTGGGGGACCCCCAAGCAGGCCCCCGACTCCTATTCCTTCAGTCCGGTCATCTCTGAGGAGACCAGGCACTCTAGGCTTCCCAGCATCCCCTGCGAGGGGACCCATGCCCCCCGGAGATCTCCTGGGATCCCCCAGAGCTCCTAGACgccttcctccctctccacaGCCATCCCTTAGGAGTTTCCACGGCACAGGGGTTCGCTCCCCACTGAGACCCTCTTCTCCGCAGCTATCCATCCACTCTGCTCCTCCAATGATCTACAGCCCGAGACCCAGAAGGCCCCCTTTCTCCCCTCCACTGGGGGCCAAAGGCTCTAGCCGGCACCCCTCCCTCCGGgagcccccctccccaaatccatCGCTGGGCCGCTTGGGGCCTCCTTCCCCACATTTGGggtcccctcctctccctcctagAGGTGGGAGCCAGAGGCTTCCCTCGCCCCCACCAGGCCGAAGCCTGAGGCGCCGCTCCCTTCACCTGCCCAGGAAACTTCCCCGCACCTGGAACCGGCTGAGCGAGCCTCCGACCAAGGCCGTGAAGCCCCAGCGGCATCTTCCGCTCCAAAGGTCGCTGCACAGACGGGGCCCTCCGCAGCCGCCTCCAGGCGCCTGGGGCGGAGACGGGGCCGTGCAGGACATACCGCACAGACAGGACAGCCGCCGCTCCCTGGGCAGGCGGCCTCCGCCTTGGTTGCCCCCCCCTCTAGCACCAAGCTGGGATGTGGACCTCCCCCCGATCCAGCGCCCACCATCCCCTTGGCCTGGCCTGACCGGCAGCCGGCGCGGGTTCTCCAAGAGACGCCGACCGCCCTCTTCATTTCACAGACCCTTCTTCCAACATGGCGGTCATCCCCTGGCCAACCCTGCCCATCCTCCGTCTCCTGTTTTCCGAGAGAGGGAGGACGACTCAGCCCGCGTTATCCTTGGTAGGCTTCAAGACCCTGGGCCTGGCCTGGCCTCCAAATCGTGCAATGAAGATCCCACGAAGCCTGAGGAAGAGGAAGGCCTTGAACCCTCCCTCCCTGAGCCCTCCCCAGCCTCCGTCCCGGAGTTCTCCCCAGTGGCCATGAAGGAGTCGAAGGGACTAAGGGCCACTTTCTCCTGCCCACTCATTGCCCCGCCCAGGGCCACGTGGCCCAGGCCACGCCGATGGGCTTCCCTGCCCGCGTCCCTGGCCCCGGCCGGCCCTCCTGGCATCCGAGACAAAGGAGAACGAGGTCCCTCGAGGCCCGGACGCTTCGCGATCGTCATGCCTCGTGTTCAGAAGATGAGCTCCTTCCAGCAGGCCAGCGCGATGCCCCAGCAGCCGTCGGGCAGACAGCCCGTAGGGCCGGCGCAAGGCCTCGCCAAGACCCAGAAGTCCAAGTGGCTGCACGTGTCGGTGTCCACCGAGACCTTCCGACGATGGCCCCGGGCGGCCCCAGAGACCGTGACCCACTACGTGTCTTGTGAAATGTCCCTGCGATGCCATGCCTTCAGGGGGCCGCGGGAGAAGGAAGTCCAGGCGCGCTGGGAGCAGAAGGTAAGGACGGTGCTCGGGGTAGGGCTGGCTTCGGCGGGGCTGGAAGGTAGACCCGGGGTCTGTGCCCTTGAAGGGGGCCCGAAGGAACGGCCCGCCCCCACTCGctatttccctcctctcctttggGAGAGCCGCTCCAAACTGGAGCCTGCCCTCGGGGGACGCTCCTCCCATAAGGGAGCTGCTCTACCAATGGGCAGTTGGCAGGGGGCCTTTTAA
- the LOC130455608 gene encoding unconventional myosin-XV-like: protein MAAHPTSAKGRGLLRSGFDATLLDRCAKRPWLWGKDAWQRPRWALITLEYMHSIRNLPSMRYRVPQEEDGVEDMTQLEDLQESAVLSNLKTRFERNLIYVSIPFLLLKLYIQNCFQGDEIFLIHPKLGQEQIT from the exons ATGGCGGCCCACCCTACATCAGCCAAAGGCCGTGGGCTCCTGCGTTCTGGGTTTGATGCGACTCTTCTAGATAGGTGTGCCAAGCGCCCGTGGCTTTGGGGCAAGGATGCGTGGCAGCGCCCACGGTGGGCACTGATCACCTTGGAATAC ATGCACTCCATCCGCAACCTGCCATCCATGCGATACCGGGTACCGCAGGAGGAAGATGGTGTGGAAGACATGACCCAGCTGGA AGACTTGCAAGAATCTGCTGTGTTGTCCAATCTGAAAACCAGATTTGAACGAAACCTCATCTATGTAAGTATCCCATTCTTGTTGCTCAAGCTTTATATCCAAAACTGCTTTCAGGGAGATGAGATATTCCTCATTCATCCTAAACTGGGACAGGAGCAAATAACCTAG